In Phyllostomus discolor isolate MPI-MPIP mPhyDis1 chromosome 2, mPhyDis1.pri.v3, whole genome shotgun sequence, the following are encoded in one genomic region:
- the LOC114490606 gene encoding endothelin-converting enzyme 2 isoform X3, with product MAGAVAGRRALADGAGSVTRGGTRGGGRSPRAPERRETPRAEQVGFQKRTRRLLGSHTQLELVLAGVSLLLAGLLLGCFVALGVQYHRDTSHSTCLTEACIRVAGKILETLDREVSPCEDFYQFSCGGWIRRNPLPVGRSRWNTFNSLWDQNQAVLKHLLENATFNSSSEAEWKTQRFYLSCLKVERIEELGAQPLRDLIEKIGGWNVTGPWDQDNFMEVLKAVAGTYRATPFFTVYISADSKSSNSNVIQVDQSGLFLPSRDYYLNRTANEKVLTAYLDYMEELGILLGGQPASTREQMRQVLELEIQLANITVPQDQRRDEEKIYHKMSIAELQALAPSMDWLEFLSFLLSPLELSDSEPVVVYGTDYLQQVSELINRTEPSILNNYLIWNLVQKTTSSLDRRFESAQEKLLETLYGTKKSCVPRWQTCISNTDDALGFALGSLFVKATFDRQSKEIAEGMISEIRTAFEEALGQLVWMDEKTRQAAKEKADAIYDMIGFPDFILEPKELDDVYDGYDVSEDSFFQNMLNLYNFSAKVMADQLRKPPSRDQWSMTPQTVNAYYLPTKNEIVFPAGILQAPFYARNHPKALNFGGIGVVMGHELTHAFDDQGREYDKEGNLRPWWQNESLAAFRNHTACMEEQYSQYRVNGEKLNGRQTLGENIADNGGLKAAYNAYKAWLRIHGEEQQLPAVGLTNHQLFFVGFAQVWCSVRTPESSHEGLVTDPHSPARFRVLGTLSNSRDFLRHFGCPVGSPMNPGQLCEVW from the exons GTGGGGTTCCAGAAGAGGACAAGACGCCTCTTAGGCTCGCACACCCAACTGGAGCTGGTCTTAGCAGGTGTCTCTCTACTGCTGGCTGGCCTGCTTCTGGGCTGCTTTGTGGCCCTAGGGGTCCAGTACCACAGAG ACACATCCcacagcacctgcctcacagagGCCTGCATTCGAGTGGCTGGAAAAATCCTGGAGACCCTTGACCGTGAAGTGAGCCCCTGCGAGGACTTTTACCAATTCTCCTGTGGAGGCTGGATTCGGAGGAACCCGCTGCCTGTCGGGCGTTCTCGCTGGAACACATTCAATAGTCTCTGGGACCAGAACCAGGCCGTACTGAAGCACCTGCTTG AGAACGCCACCTTCAATTCCAGCAGTGAAGCCGAGTGGAAGACCCAACGCTTCTACCTGTCCTGCCTAAAGGTGGAGCGCATCGAGGAGCTGGGAGCCCAGCCGCTGCGAGACCTCATTGAAAAA ATTGGTGGCTGGAATGTTACGGGGCCCTGGGACCAGGACAACTTCATGGAGGTGCTGAAGGCAGTAGCAGGGACCTACAGGGCCACCCCCTTCTTCACAGTCTACATCAGTGCCGACTCTAAGAGTTCCAACAGCAATGTCATACAG GTGGACCAGTCTGGGCTCTTCCTACCCTCTCGAGACTACTACCTAAACAGGACCGCCAATGAAAAA GTGCTTACTGCCTACCTGGACTACATGGAAGAGCTGGGCATTCTGCTGGGCGGACAGCCAGCCTCCACTCGGGAGCAGATGCGGCAGGTACTGGAGCTGGAGATACAACTGGCCAACATCACAGTGCCCCAGGACCAGCGGCGGGACGAGGAGAAGATCTATCACAAGATGAGCATCGCGGAGCTGCAG GCCCTGGCGCCCTCCATGGACTGGCTGGAGTTCCTGTCTTTCTTGCTGTCACCGCTGGAGTTGAGTGACTCTGAGCCTGTGGTGGTGTATGGGACCGATTACTTGCAGCAGGTTTCAGAGCTCATCAACCGAACAGAGCCAAG CATCCTGAACAATTACCTGATCTGGAACCTGGTGCAGAAGACAACCTCGAGCCTGGACCGACGCTTTGAGTCTGCACAAGAGAAGCTGCTGGAGACCCTCTATGGCACCAAAAAG TCCTGTGTGCCAAGGTGGCAGACCTGCATCTCCAACACCGATGACGCCCTTGGCTTCGCTTTGGGGTCCCTCTTTGTGAAGGCCACATTTGACCGGCAGAGCAAAGAAATT gcaGAAGGGATGATCAGTGAGATCCGAACCGCCTTTGAGGAGGCCCTGGGACAGTTGGTCTGGATGGATGAAAAGACCcgccaggcagccaaggagaaa GCAGACGCCATCTATGATATGATCGGTTTCCCGGACTTCATCCTGGAGCCTAAAGAGCTGGATGATGTTTATGATGGG TATGACGTCTCTGAAGATTCCTTCTTCCAGAACATGTTGAATTTGTACAACTTCTCTGCTAAAGTGATGGCGGACCAGCTCCGAAAGCCTCCCAGCCGGGACCA gtGGAGCATGACCCCCCAGACAGTGAATGCCTACTACCTTCCAACCAAGAATGAGATTGTCTTCCCTGCTGGCATCCTGCAGGCTCCCTTCTATGCCCGCAACCACCCCAA GGCCCTGAACTTTGGTGGCATCGGTGTGGTGATGGGCCACGAGTTGACACATGCCTTTGATGACCAAG GGCGTGAGTATGACAAGGAAGGGAACCTGCGGCCATGGTGGCAGAATGAGTCACTGGCTGCCTTCCGGAATCACACGGCCTGCATGGAGGAGCAGTACAGCCAGTACCGGGTCAACGGGGAGAAGCTCAACGGCCGCCAGACACTGGGGGAGAACATTGCTGACAACGGAGGGCTTAAGGCTGCCTACAAC GCTTACAAAGCGTGGCTGAGAATACACGGAGAAGAGCAGCAGCTGCCAGCTGTGGGGCTCACCAACCACCAGCTCTTCTTTGTAGGATTTGCCCAG GTGTGGTGCTCGGTCCGCACACCCGAGAGCTCTCACGAGGGGCTGGTGACCgacccccacagccctgcccgtTTCCGCGTGCTGGGCACCCTCTCCAACTCCCGTGACTTCCTGCGGCACTTCGGCTGCCCTGTCGGCTCCCCCATGAACCCAGGGCAGCTGTGTGAAGTGTGGTAG
- the LOC114490606 gene encoding endothelin-converting enzyme 2 isoform X5: MVEYKRATLRDEDAPETPVEGGASPDAVEVGFQKRTRRLLGSHTQLELVLAGVSLLLAGLLLGCFVALGVQYHRAMSPATDTSHSTCLTEACIRVAGKILETLDREVSPCEDFYQFSCGGWIRRNPLPVGRSRWNTFNSLWDQNQAVLKHLLENATFNSSSEAEWKTQRFYLSCLKVERIEELGAQPLRDLIEKIGGWNVTGPWDQDNFMEVLKAVAGTYRATPFFTVYISADSKSSNSNVIQVDQSGLFLPSRDYYLNRTANEKVLTAYLDYMEELGILLGGQPASTREQMRQVLELEIQLANITVPQDQRRDEEKIYHKMSIAELQALAPSMDWLEFLSFLLSPLELSDSEPVVVYGTDYLQQVSELINRTEPSILNNYLIWNLVQKTTSSLDRRFESAQEKLLETLYGTKKSCVPRWQTCISNTDDALGFALGSLFVKATFDRQSKEIAEGMISEIRTAFEEALGQLVWMDEKTRQAAKEKADAIYDMIGFPDFILEPKELDDVYDGYDVSEDSFFQNMLNLYNFSAKVMADQLRKPPSRDQWSMTPQTVNAYYLPTKNEIVFPAGILQAPFYARNHPKALNFGGIGVVMGHELTHAFDDQGREYDKEGNLRPWWQNESLAAFRNHTACMEEQYSQYRVNGEKLNGRQTLGENIADNGGLKAAYNAYKAWLRIHGEEQQLPAVGLTNHQLFFVGFAQVWCSVRTPESSHEGLVTDPHSPARFRVLGTLSNSRDFLRHFGCPVGSPMNPGQLCEVW, encoded by the exons ATGGTGGAGTACAAACGGGCGACGCTGCGGGATGAAGATGCACCGGAGACCCCCGTAGAGGGCGGGGCCTCCCCGGACGCTGTGGAG GTGGGGTTCCAGAAGAGGACAAGACGCCTCTTAGGCTCGCACACCCAACTGGAGCTGGTCTTAGCAGGTGTCTCTCTACTGCTGGCTGGCCTGCTTCTGGGCTGCTTTGTGGCCCTAGGGGTCCAGTACCACAGAG CCATGTCCCCTGCCACAGACACATCCcacagcacctgcctcacagagGCCTGCATTCGAGTGGCTGGAAAAATCCTGGAGACCCTTGACCGTGAAGTGAGCCCCTGCGAGGACTTTTACCAATTCTCCTGTGGAGGCTGGATTCGGAGGAACCCGCTGCCTGTCGGGCGTTCTCGCTGGAACACATTCAATAGTCTCTGGGACCAGAACCAGGCCGTACTGAAGCACCTGCTTG AGAACGCCACCTTCAATTCCAGCAGTGAAGCCGAGTGGAAGACCCAACGCTTCTACCTGTCCTGCCTAAAGGTGGAGCGCATCGAGGAGCTGGGAGCCCAGCCGCTGCGAGACCTCATTGAAAAA ATTGGTGGCTGGAATGTTACGGGGCCCTGGGACCAGGACAACTTCATGGAGGTGCTGAAGGCAGTAGCAGGGACCTACAGGGCCACCCCCTTCTTCACAGTCTACATCAGTGCCGACTCTAAGAGTTCCAACAGCAATGTCATACAG GTGGACCAGTCTGGGCTCTTCCTACCCTCTCGAGACTACTACCTAAACAGGACCGCCAATGAAAAA GTGCTTACTGCCTACCTGGACTACATGGAAGAGCTGGGCATTCTGCTGGGCGGACAGCCAGCCTCCACTCGGGAGCAGATGCGGCAGGTACTGGAGCTGGAGATACAACTGGCCAACATCACAGTGCCCCAGGACCAGCGGCGGGACGAGGAGAAGATCTATCACAAGATGAGCATCGCGGAGCTGCAG GCCCTGGCGCCCTCCATGGACTGGCTGGAGTTCCTGTCTTTCTTGCTGTCACCGCTGGAGTTGAGTGACTCTGAGCCTGTGGTGGTGTATGGGACCGATTACTTGCAGCAGGTTTCAGAGCTCATCAACCGAACAGAGCCAAG CATCCTGAACAATTACCTGATCTGGAACCTGGTGCAGAAGACAACCTCGAGCCTGGACCGACGCTTTGAGTCTGCACAAGAGAAGCTGCTGGAGACCCTCTATGGCACCAAAAAG TCCTGTGTGCCAAGGTGGCAGACCTGCATCTCCAACACCGATGACGCCCTTGGCTTCGCTTTGGGGTCCCTCTTTGTGAAGGCCACATTTGACCGGCAGAGCAAAGAAATT gcaGAAGGGATGATCAGTGAGATCCGAACCGCCTTTGAGGAGGCCCTGGGACAGTTGGTCTGGATGGATGAAAAGACCcgccaggcagccaaggagaaa GCAGACGCCATCTATGATATGATCGGTTTCCCGGACTTCATCCTGGAGCCTAAAGAGCTGGATGATGTTTATGATGGG TATGACGTCTCTGAAGATTCCTTCTTCCAGAACATGTTGAATTTGTACAACTTCTCTGCTAAAGTGATGGCGGACCAGCTCCGAAAGCCTCCCAGCCGGGACCA gtGGAGCATGACCCCCCAGACAGTGAATGCCTACTACCTTCCAACCAAGAATGAGATTGTCTTCCCTGCTGGCATCCTGCAGGCTCCCTTCTATGCCCGCAACCACCCCAA GGCCCTGAACTTTGGTGGCATCGGTGTGGTGATGGGCCACGAGTTGACACATGCCTTTGATGACCAAG GGCGTGAGTATGACAAGGAAGGGAACCTGCGGCCATGGTGGCAGAATGAGTCACTGGCTGCCTTCCGGAATCACACGGCCTGCATGGAGGAGCAGTACAGCCAGTACCGGGTCAACGGGGAGAAGCTCAACGGCCGCCAGACACTGGGGGAGAACATTGCTGACAACGGAGGGCTTAAGGCTGCCTACAAC GCTTACAAAGCGTGGCTGAGAATACACGGAGAAGAGCAGCAGCTGCCAGCTGTGGGGCTCACCAACCACCAGCTCTTCTTTGTAGGATTTGCCCAG GTGTGGTGCTCGGTCCGCACACCCGAGAGCTCTCACGAGGGGCTGGTGACCgacccccacagccctgcccgtTTCCGCGTGCTGGGCACCCTCTCCAACTCCCGTGACTTCCTGCGGCACTTCGGCTGCCCTGTCGGCTCCCCCATGAACCCAGGGCAGCTGTGTGAAGTGTGGTAG
- the LOC114490606 gene encoding endothelin-converting enzyme 2 isoform X1, whose amino-acid sequence MAGAVAGRRALADGAGSVTRGGTRGGGRSPRAPERRETPRAEQVGFQKRTRRLLGSHTQLELVLAGVSLLLAGLLLGCFVALGVQYHRAMSPATDTSHSTCLTEACIRVAGKILETLDREVSPCEDFYQFSCGGWIRRNPLPVGRSRWNTFNSLWDQNQAVLKHLLENATFNSSSEAEWKTQRFYLSCLKVERIEELGAQPLRDLIEKIGGWNVTGPWDQDNFMEVLKAVAGTYRATPFFTVYISADSKSSNSNVIQVDQSGLFLPSRDYYLNRTANEKVLTAYLDYMEELGILLGGQPASTREQMRQVLELEIQLANITVPQDQRRDEEKIYHKMSIAELQALAPSMDWLEFLSFLLSPLELSDSEPVVVYGTDYLQQVSELINRTEPSILNNYLIWNLVQKTTSSLDRRFESAQEKLLETLYGTKKSCVPRWQTCISNTDDALGFALGSLFVKATFDRQSKEIAEGMISEIRTAFEEALGQLVWMDEKTRQAAKEKADAIYDMIGFPDFILEPKELDDVYDGYDVSEDSFFQNMLNLYNFSAKVMADQLRKPPSRDQWSMTPQTVNAYYLPTKNEIVFPAGILQAPFYARNHPKALNFGGIGVVMGHELTHAFDDQGREYDKEGNLRPWWQNESLAAFRNHTACMEEQYSQYRVNGEKLNGRQTLGENIADNGGLKAAYNAYKAWLRIHGEEQQLPAVGLTNHQLFFVGFAQVWCSVRTPESSHEGLVTDPHSPARFRVLGTLSNSRDFLRHFGCPVGSPMNPGQLCEVW is encoded by the exons GTGGGGTTCCAGAAGAGGACAAGACGCCTCTTAGGCTCGCACACCCAACTGGAGCTGGTCTTAGCAGGTGTCTCTCTACTGCTGGCTGGCCTGCTTCTGGGCTGCTTTGTGGCCCTAGGGGTCCAGTACCACAGAG CCATGTCCCCTGCCACAGACACATCCcacagcacctgcctcacagagGCCTGCATTCGAGTGGCTGGAAAAATCCTGGAGACCCTTGACCGTGAAGTGAGCCCCTGCGAGGACTTTTACCAATTCTCCTGTGGAGGCTGGATTCGGAGGAACCCGCTGCCTGTCGGGCGTTCTCGCTGGAACACATTCAATAGTCTCTGGGACCAGAACCAGGCCGTACTGAAGCACCTGCTTG AGAACGCCACCTTCAATTCCAGCAGTGAAGCCGAGTGGAAGACCCAACGCTTCTACCTGTCCTGCCTAAAGGTGGAGCGCATCGAGGAGCTGGGAGCCCAGCCGCTGCGAGACCTCATTGAAAAA ATTGGTGGCTGGAATGTTACGGGGCCCTGGGACCAGGACAACTTCATGGAGGTGCTGAAGGCAGTAGCAGGGACCTACAGGGCCACCCCCTTCTTCACAGTCTACATCAGTGCCGACTCTAAGAGTTCCAACAGCAATGTCATACAG GTGGACCAGTCTGGGCTCTTCCTACCCTCTCGAGACTACTACCTAAACAGGACCGCCAATGAAAAA GTGCTTACTGCCTACCTGGACTACATGGAAGAGCTGGGCATTCTGCTGGGCGGACAGCCAGCCTCCACTCGGGAGCAGATGCGGCAGGTACTGGAGCTGGAGATACAACTGGCCAACATCACAGTGCCCCAGGACCAGCGGCGGGACGAGGAGAAGATCTATCACAAGATGAGCATCGCGGAGCTGCAG GCCCTGGCGCCCTCCATGGACTGGCTGGAGTTCCTGTCTTTCTTGCTGTCACCGCTGGAGTTGAGTGACTCTGAGCCTGTGGTGGTGTATGGGACCGATTACTTGCAGCAGGTTTCAGAGCTCATCAACCGAACAGAGCCAAG CATCCTGAACAATTACCTGATCTGGAACCTGGTGCAGAAGACAACCTCGAGCCTGGACCGACGCTTTGAGTCTGCACAAGAGAAGCTGCTGGAGACCCTCTATGGCACCAAAAAG TCCTGTGTGCCAAGGTGGCAGACCTGCATCTCCAACACCGATGACGCCCTTGGCTTCGCTTTGGGGTCCCTCTTTGTGAAGGCCACATTTGACCGGCAGAGCAAAGAAATT gcaGAAGGGATGATCAGTGAGATCCGAACCGCCTTTGAGGAGGCCCTGGGACAGTTGGTCTGGATGGATGAAAAGACCcgccaggcagccaaggagaaa GCAGACGCCATCTATGATATGATCGGTTTCCCGGACTTCATCCTGGAGCCTAAAGAGCTGGATGATGTTTATGATGGG TATGACGTCTCTGAAGATTCCTTCTTCCAGAACATGTTGAATTTGTACAACTTCTCTGCTAAAGTGATGGCGGACCAGCTCCGAAAGCCTCCCAGCCGGGACCA gtGGAGCATGACCCCCCAGACAGTGAATGCCTACTACCTTCCAACCAAGAATGAGATTGTCTTCCCTGCTGGCATCCTGCAGGCTCCCTTCTATGCCCGCAACCACCCCAA GGCCCTGAACTTTGGTGGCATCGGTGTGGTGATGGGCCACGAGTTGACACATGCCTTTGATGACCAAG GGCGTGAGTATGACAAGGAAGGGAACCTGCGGCCATGGTGGCAGAATGAGTCACTGGCTGCCTTCCGGAATCACACGGCCTGCATGGAGGAGCAGTACAGCCAGTACCGGGTCAACGGGGAGAAGCTCAACGGCCGCCAGACACTGGGGGAGAACATTGCTGACAACGGAGGGCTTAAGGCTGCCTACAAC GCTTACAAAGCGTGGCTGAGAATACACGGAGAAGAGCAGCAGCTGCCAGCTGTGGGGCTCACCAACCACCAGCTCTTCTTTGTAGGATTTGCCCAG GTGTGGTGCTCGGTCCGCACACCCGAGAGCTCTCACGAGGGGCTGGTGACCgacccccacagccctgcccgtTTCCGCGTGCTGGGCACCCTCTCCAACTCCCGTGACTTCCTGCGGCACTTCGGCTGCCCTGTCGGCTCCCCCATGAACCCAGGGCAGCTGTGTGAAGTGTGGTAG